Proteins from one Camelina sativa cultivar DH55 chromosome 8, Cs, whole genome shotgun sequence genomic window:
- the LOC104706533 gene encoding uncharacterized protein LOC104706533 isoform X2 has protein sequence MLGSGNNLSRGTIGLSSDTPNLSQVLALEPIRLGNQSYTRSGELRRVLGVPSRASSEDTSFGMSHPRPSPPVATEELKHFKDSVLDTSREAGDLAKKLSESIFKLDKYAETLSSKKRRRNDIPPGERMDAANFDKVRNQVPRTQDSMVAQRSEERKKMLGLNKRPRTTVADLRGDSRMSSLARQQVIEKGSDSPPSLSGEPVRIEEKIRRLPVGGEGWETRMKRKRSVATLGNRVMNPDQRVMQPKPTTDSKLRSCDTQNFRSKSSPGVSGINRLDTSFEPDSPGMVALSRNELETVSIARDRSVLAEQRLAKGNNKRNLLDDSPTNSSTAILKAKVSRAPRTAAVIGVDSSSKADSPSGVLQGSSTHAMAQWVGQRPHKNSRTRRTNVISPVIKHAENKISAQGFATSDFSHRASPGTTPSLSVVDSSPLKMKRDLRNASSPYGLSESEDSGAGDNKTRERAFASGDLFTTPKSGSLLLPIRKNKVQSSHKGGGTWKQGKSEIVSSLITPGFHPIMVKSENLPVEKPLHNIKNASDKNRSKYGRPPAKKVKDRKPSTRLASNANTPSDITGESDDDREDIFAAANSARKAANLACSGKFWKKMDHIFAAVNADDMQNMKDQLNFAVELDESLSEAILEGYNILGVKLPKVLHRPGEGIVDYSSPTSSCVSGLSFERLDMRKLNESTPLYKRVLSALIEEDDGEEVVQFNGGKNLSLHYASDDSHCGSCTYIDTEFRERDRMEFEVESSGDFQTPKSCLFDRFSSERSVVSNPFRNGSMSISVHSNEQWIGDDDLSHSDAALGNETYSNNLGQLQAREVNIPNFPVSDTQYQLMSLDERLLLELQSIGVFPEAMPDLAEETMSTDVMELKEGIYQQIRNKKKKLEKLNFTIQKGKDVEKRKIEHLAMDHLVETAHKKRMACRGSKAAKVNKVSRQVALSFIRRTVARCRKFEETGLSCFADPALQDILFSSPSNDAKSAENGGSGTASNTLNEPSNHQAEAKGSGAVSSTKRREALIDDVIGCASSKVTTSIDSAVLSGGGGAQGKREDGFRNKNKPKPKEKNNNNNNNNNENQSRSTTTSSHPTGPANRGTSNRGGTSGDGAVDEEAPIDFSKLAFNDLEEIDDQADIGSWFEGLQDIDTAGLDEVPMDDLSFMFG, from the exons ATGCTAGGTTCTGGTAACAATTTGAGCAGGGGTACCATAGGATTGTCATCTGATACCCCGAATTTGTCTCAAGTCTTGGCATTGGAACCGATTAGATTAGGGAATCAAAGCTATACTCGTTCAGGTGAGCTTAGAAGGGTTCTTGGTGTTCCTAGTAGGGCTTCATCAGAGGATACTTCTTTTGGGATGTCTCATCCCAGACCTTCTCCGCCTGTAGCAACTGAGGAGCTCAAGCATTTTAAAGATAGTGTGCTTGATACTTCCAGAGAAGCTGG GGATCTAGCGAAGAAACTAAGTGAATCCATATTCAAGTTGGACAAATACGCAGAGACATTAAGTTCAAAGAAACGACGGCGGAATGATATACCACCTGGTGAGAGAATGGACGCAGCAAACTTTGATAAGGTCAGGAACCAGGTTCCAAGAACACAAGACAGTATGGTGGCTCAAAGATCCGAGGAAAGGAAAAAGATGCTTGGATTAAACAAGCGTCCTCGTACCACCGTCGCTGATTTGCGG GGGGATAGTAGAATGTCTTCCCTTGCAAGGCAGCAGGTTATTGAAAAGGGATCTGATTCACCTCCAAGTTTGTCTGGAGAACCAGTGCGAATAGAAGAGAAGATACGCAGATTACCTGTTGGTGGTGAAGGATGGGAGACAAGAATGAAAAGGAAACGGTCTGTTGCTACTCTAGGAAACAGAGTTATGAATCCTGATCAACGTGTCATGCAGCCAAAGCCAACAACTGACTCTAAGTTGCGTTCTTGTGACACCCAGAATTTCAG ATCGAAATCTTCACCCGGGGTGAGTGGGATTAACAGACTTGATACTTCATTTGAGCCAGACAGTCCAGGTATGGTTGCATTATCCAGGAATGAGTTGGAAACTGTTTCCATTGCAAGGGATCGTTCAGTACTTGCTGAGCAGAGGCTAGCCAAAGGAAACAATAA GAGAAACTTACTGGATGATAGCCCCACAAACAGCTCTACTGCAATATTGAAAGCAAAGGTTTCTAGGGCTCCAAGAACAGCAGCCGTTATTGGTGTTGATTCTTCATCTAAAGCTGATTCCCCATCCGGTGTGTTACAAG GTTCATCTACACATGCAATGGCTCAATGGGTTGGCCAGAGACCGCATAAGAATTCTCGAACAAGGAGAACAAATGTTATTTCACCTGTAATAAAGCATGCTGAAAACAAGATCTCAGCTCAAGGTTTTGCAACATCTGATTTTAGTCATAGAGCATCCCCTGGAACCACCCCGTCACTCTCAGTTGTTGATAGTAGCcctttaaaaatgaaaagggATTTGAGGAATGCTTCATCGCCATATGGGTTATCTGAAAGTGAGGACTCAGGAGCTGGAGACAACAAAACCAGAGAGCGTGCTTTTGCGAGTGGTGACTTGTTCACAACTCCTAAATCAGGGTCGCTATTACTTCCGATAAGGAAGAATAAGGTTCAAAGCAGTCATAAAGGAGGTGGTACATGGAAGCAAGGAAAGAGCGAAATTGTTTCCTCGTTGATAACTCCTGGCTTTCATCCTATCATGGTTAAGTCGGAGAATTTACCAGTAGAGAAGCCTCTTCACAACATCAAGAATGCTTCAGATAAGAATAGAAG CAAATATGGGCGTCCACCTGCGAAAAAGGTTAAAGATCGTAAACCTTCTACTCGGCTTGCCTCAAATGCCAATACTCCTTCAGATATTACAg GTGAATCTGATGATGATCGTGAAGATATTTTTGCAGCAGCCAATTCGGCACGGAAGGCAGCAA ATCTTGCTTGTTCCGGTAAGTTTTGGAAGAAGATGGACCACATCTTTGCTGCCGTCAATGCAGACGACATGCAAAACATGAAGGATCAG CTGAATTTTGCGGTTGAACTCGATGAGTCTCTGTCAGAGGCAATCCTAGAAGGTTATAACATCTTG ggtgTTAAATTGCCCAAAGTACTGCATCGCCCTGGTGAGGGAATTGTTGACTATTCAAGTCCAACCTCATCATGTGTATCTGGTCTTTCATTTGAGAGATTGGACATGAGAAAATTGAACGAGAGCACTCCGTTGTATAAGAGGGTACTTTCTGCCTTAATtgaggaagatgatggagaagaagttgTACAATTCAATGGAGGGAAGAACCTGTCTCTTCATTACGCTAGTGATGATTCTCACTGTGGTTCATGTACCTATATCGACACCGAgttcagagagagagacagaatgGAATTTGAAGTAGAGTCAAGTGGGGATTTTCAGACCCCTAAGAGTTGTTTGTTTGACAGATTTTCCAGTGAGAGGAGTGTTGTCTCTAATCCTTTCAGAAATGGTAGCATGTCTATATCGGTCCATAGCAATGAACAGTGGATTGGGGACGATGATCTTTCACATTCAGACGCCGCTCTTGGCAATGAGACATATTCAAATAATCTGGGCCAATTGCAAGCTAGGGAAGTGAACATTCCCAACTTCCCAGTATCTGACACCCAGTATCAACTTATGTCTTTGGATGAGCGACTTCTTCTGGAACTACAGAGCATTGGTGTGTTTCCTGAGGCAATG CCTGATCTGGCTGAAGAAACTATGAGCACTGATGTTATGGAGTTAAAGGAAGGCATTTACCAGCAG atccgaaacaagaagaaaaagctgGAGAAGCTAAATTTTACCATCCAGAAGGGGAAAGATGTTGAGAAAAG GAAAATTGAGCATCTTGCTATGGACCATCTGGTGGAAACAGCGCACAAGAAAAGAATG GCATGCCGTGGAAGTAAAGCGGCGAAAGTCAACAAGGTCTCAAGGCAAGTAGCACTGTCATTCATCAGGCGGACAGTTGCTAGGTGTCGTAAGTTCGAAGAAACTGGGCTTAGCTGTTTTGCTGATCCTGCACTTCAAGACATCTTGTTTAGTTCTCCCAGCAACGATGCAAAATCAGCAGAAAATGGTGGCTCTGGAACAGCCAGTAACACGCTCAATGAACCTTCTAATCATCAGGCTGAGGCCAAGGGTTCAG GTGCAGTGTCTAGTACTAAGAGGAGGGAAGCATTGATAGATGATGTAATCGGATGCGCTTCATCTAAAGTCACAACGAGCATAGACAGCGCGGTTCTTAGTGGAGGAGGAGGGGCTCAAGGTAAGAGAGAAGATGGTttcaggaacaagaacaaaccgaaacccaaagaaaagaacaacaacaacaacaacaacaacaatgaaaacCAATCAAGATCGACAACAACATCAAGTCACCCAACAGGTCCAGCAAACAGAGGCACCTCGAACCGAGGAGGTACCTCTGGAGACGGTGCAGTTGATGAAGAAGCTCCCATCGATTTCTCAAAATTAGCGTTCAATGATCTGGAAGAAATAGACGACCAGGCAGATATTGGAAGCTGGTTTGAGGGTCTTCAGGATATTGATACAGCAGGACTTGATGAGGTTCCTATGGATGATCTCTCATTTATGTTTGGATGA
- the LOC104706533 gene encoding uncharacterized protein LOC104706533 isoform X1, with amino-acid sequence MLGSGNNLSRGTIGLSSDTPNLSQVLALEPIRLGNQSYTRSGELRRVLGVPSRASSEDTSFGMSHPRPSPPVATEELKHFKDSVLDTSREAGDLAKKLSESIFKLDKYAETLSSKKRRRNDIPPGERMDAANFDKVRNQVPRTQDSMVAQRSEERKKMLGLNKRPRTTVADLRGDSRMSSLARQQVIEKGSDSPPSLSGEPVRIEEKIRRLPVGGEGWETRMKRKRSVATLGNRVMNPDQRVMQPKPTTDSKLRSCDTQNFRSKSSPGVSGINRLDTSFEPDSPGMVALSRNELETVSIARDRSVLAEQRLAKGNNKRNLLDDSPTNSSTAILKAKVSRAPRTAAVIGVDSSSKADSPSGVLQAGSSTHAMAQWVGQRPHKNSRTRRTNVISPVIKHAENKISAQGFATSDFSHRASPGTTPSLSVVDSSPLKMKRDLRNASSPYGLSESEDSGAGDNKTRERAFASGDLFTTPKSGSLLLPIRKNKVQSSHKGGGTWKQGKSEIVSSLITPGFHPIMVKSENLPVEKPLHNIKNASDKNRSKYGRPPAKKVKDRKPSTRLASNANTPSDITGESDDDREDIFAAANSARKAANLACSGKFWKKMDHIFAAVNADDMQNMKDQLNFAVELDESLSEAILEGYNILGVKLPKVLHRPGEGIVDYSSPTSSCVSGLSFERLDMRKLNESTPLYKRVLSALIEEDDGEEVVQFNGGKNLSLHYASDDSHCGSCTYIDTEFRERDRMEFEVESSGDFQTPKSCLFDRFSSERSVVSNPFRNGSMSISVHSNEQWIGDDDLSHSDAALGNETYSNNLGQLQAREVNIPNFPVSDTQYQLMSLDERLLLELQSIGVFPEAMPDLAEETMSTDVMELKEGIYQQIRNKKKKLEKLNFTIQKGKDVEKRKIEHLAMDHLVETAHKKRMACRGSKAAKVNKVSRQVALSFIRRTVARCRKFEETGLSCFADPALQDILFSSPSNDAKSAENGGSGTASNTLNEPSNHQAEAKGSGAVSSTKRREALIDDVIGCASSKVTTSIDSAVLSGGGGAQGKREDGFRNKNKPKPKEKNNNNNNNNNENQSRSTTTSSHPTGPANRGTSNRGGTSGDGAVDEEAPIDFSKLAFNDLEEIDDQADIGSWFEGLQDIDTAGLDEVPMDDLSFMFG; translated from the exons ATGCTAGGTTCTGGTAACAATTTGAGCAGGGGTACCATAGGATTGTCATCTGATACCCCGAATTTGTCTCAAGTCTTGGCATTGGAACCGATTAGATTAGGGAATCAAAGCTATACTCGTTCAGGTGAGCTTAGAAGGGTTCTTGGTGTTCCTAGTAGGGCTTCATCAGAGGATACTTCTTTTGGGATGTCTCATCCCAGACCTTCTCCGCCTGTAGCAACTGAGGAGCTCAAGCATTTTAAAGATAGTGTGCTTGATACTTCCAGAGAAGCTGG GGATCTAGCGAAGAAACTAAGTGAATCCATATTCAAGTTGGACAAATACGCAGAGACATTAAGTTCAAAGAAACGACGGCGGAATGATATACCACCTGGTGAGAGAATGGACGCAGCAAACTTTGATAAGGTCAGGAACCAGGTTCCAAGAACACAAGACAGTATGGTGGCTCAAAGATCCGAGGAAAGGAAAAAGATGCTTGGATTAAACAAGCGTCCTCGTACCACCGTCGCTGATTTGCGG GGGGATAGTAGAATGTCTTCCCTTGCAAGGCAGCAGGTTATTGAAAAGGGATCTGATTCACCTCCAAGTTTGTCTGGAGAACCAGTGCGAATAGAAGAGAAGATACGCAGATTACCTGTTGGTGGTGAAGGATGGGAGACAAGAATGAAAAGGAAACGGTCTGTTGCTACTCTAGGAAACAGAGTTATGAATCCTGATCAACGTGTCATGCAGCCAAAGCCAACAACTGACTCTAAGTTGCGTTCTTGTGACACCCAGAATTTCAG ATCGAAATCTTCACCCGGGGTGAGTGGGATTAACAGACTTGATACTTCATTTGAGCCAGACAGTCCAGGTATGGTTGCATTATCCAGGAATGAGTTGGAAACTGTTTCCATTGCAAGGGATCGTTCAGTACTTGCTGAGCAGAGGCTAGCCAAAGGAAACAATAA GAGAAACTTACTGGATGATAGCCCCACAAACAGCTCTACTGCAATATTGAAAGCAAAGGTTTCTAGGGCTCCAAGAACAGCAGCCGTTATTGGTGTTGATTCTTCATCTAAAGCTGATTCCCCATCCGGTGTGTTACAAG CAGGTTCATCTACACATGCAATGGCTCAATGGGTTGGCCAGAGACCGCATAAGAATTCTCGAACAAGGAGAACAAATGTTATTTCACCTGTAATAAAGCATGCTGAAAACAAGATCTCAGCTCAAGGTTTTGCAACATCTGATTTTAGTCATAGAGCATCCCCTGGAACCACCCCGTCACTCTCAGTTGTTGATAGTAGCcctttaaaaatgaaaagggATTTGAGGAATGCTTCATCGCCATATGGGTTATCTGAAAGTGAGGACTCAGGAGCTGGAGACAACAAAACCAGAGAGCGTGCTTTTGCGAGTGGTGACTTGTTCACAACTCCTAAATCAGGGTCGCTATTACTTCCGATAAGGAAGAATAAGGTTCAAAGCAGTCATAAAGGAGGTGGTACATGGAAGCAAGGAAAGAGCGAAATTGTTTCCTCGTTGATAACTCCTGGCTTTCATCCTATCATGGTTAAGTCGGAGAATTTACCAGTAGAGAAGCCTCTTCACAACATCAAGAATGCTTCAGATAAGAATAGAAG CAAATATGGGCGTCCACCTGCGAAAAAGGTTAAAGATCGTAAACCTTCTACTCGGCTTGCCTCAAATGCCAATACTCCTTCAGATATTACAg GTGAATCTGATGATGATCGTGAAGATATTTTTGCAGCAGCCAATTCGGCACGGAAGGCAGCAA ATCTTGCTTGTTCCGGTAAGTTTTGGAAGAAGATGGACCACATCTTTGCTGCCGTCAATGCAGACGACATGCAAAACATGAAGGATCAG CTGAATTTTGCGGTTGAACTCGATGAGTCTCTGTCAGAGGCAATCCTAGAAGGTTATAACATCTTG ggtgTTAAATTGCCCAAAGTACTGCATCGCCCTGGTGAGGGAATTGTTGACTATTCAAGTCCAACCTCATCATGTGTATCTGGTCTTTCATTTGAGAGATTGGACATGAGAAAATTGAACGAGAGCACTCCGTTGTATAAGAGGGTACTTTCTGCCTTAATtgaggaagatgatggagaagaagttgTACAATTCAATGGAGGGAAGAACCTGTCTCTTCATTACGCTAGTGATGATTCTCACTGTGGTTCATGTACCTATATCGACACCGAgttcagagagagagacagaatgGAATTTGAAGTAGAGTCAAGTGGGGATTTTCAGACCCCTAAGAGTTGTTTGTTTGACAGATTTTCCAGTGAGAGGAGTGTTGTCTCTAATCCTTTCAGAAATGGTAGCATGTCTATATCGGTCCATAGCAATGAACAGTGGATTGGGGACGATGATCTTTCACATTCAGACGCCGCTCTTGGCAATGAGACATATTCAAATAATCTGGGCCAATTGCAAGCTAGGGAAGTGAACATTCCCAACTTCCCAGTATCTGACACCCAGTATCAACTTATGTCTTTGGATGAGCGACTTCTTCTGGAACTACAGAGCATTGGTGTGTTTCCTGAGGCAATG CCTGATCTGGCTGAAGAAACTATGAGCACTGATGTTATGGAGTTAAAGGAAGGCATTTACCAGCAG atccgaaacaagaagaaaaagctgGAGAAGCTAAATTTTACCATCCAGAAGGGGAAAGATGTTGAGAAAAG GAAAATTGAGCATCTTGCTATGGACCATCTGGTGGAAACAGCGCACAAGAAAAGAATG GCATGCCGTGGAAGTAAAGCGGCGAAAGTCAACAAGGTCTCAAGGCAAGTAGCACTGTCATTCATCAGGCGGACAGTTGCTAGGTGTCGTAAGTTCGAAGAAACTGGGCTTAGCTGTTTTGCTGATCCTGCACTTCAAGACATCTTGTTTAGTTCTCCCAGCAACGATGCAAAATCAGCAGAAAATGGTGGCTCTGGAACAGCCAGTAACACGCTCAATGAACCTTCTAATCATCAGGCTGAGGCCAAGGGTTCAG GTGCAGTGTCTAGTACTAAGAGGAGGGAAGCATTGATAGATGATGTAATCGGATGCGCTTCATCTAAAGTCACAACGAGCATAGACAGCGCGGTTCTTAGTGGAGGAGGAGGGGCTCAAGGTAAGAGAGAAGATGGTttcaggaacaagaacaaaccgaaacccaaagaaaagaacaacaacaacaacaacaacaacaatgaaaacCAATCAAGATCGACAACAACATCAAGTCACCCAACAGGTCCAGCAAACAGAGGCACCTCGAACCGAGGAGGTACCTCTGGAGACGGTGCAGTTGATGAAGAAGCTCCCATCGATTTCTCAAAATTAGCGTTCAATGATCTGGAAGAAATAGACGACCAGGCAGATATTGGAAGCTGGTTTGAGGGTCTTCAGGATATTGATACAGCAGGACTTGATGAGGTTCCTATGGATGATCTCTCATTTATGTTTGGATGA
- the LOC104706532 gene encoding 60S ribosomal protein L10a-3-like has product MSKLQSEAVREAISAIITHCKETKPRKFTETIELQIGLKNYDPQKDKRFSGSVKLPHIPRPKMKICMLGDAQHVEEAEKIGLDSMDVEALKKLNKNKKLVKKLAKKYHAFLASESVIKQIPRLLGPGLNKAGKFPTLVSHQESLEGKVNETKATVKFQLKKVLCMGVAVGNLSMEEKQIFQNVQMSVNFLVSLLKKNWQNVRCLYLKSTMSPPNRVF; this is encoded by the exons ATGAG TAAGCTTCAGAGTGAAGCGGTGAGAGAGGCGATATCTGCTATTATCACTCACTGTAAGGAGACTAAGCCACGAAAGTTCACTGAGACTATTGAACTCCAGATTGGTCTTAAGAACTATGACCCTCAAAAGGACAAGAGGTTTAGCGGATCTGTCAAGTTGCCTCACATTCCTAGGCCAAAGATGAAGATTTGTATGCTCGGAGATGCTCAGCACGTCGAAGAG GCTGAGAAGATTGGGTTGGATTCTATGGATGTTGAAGCTCTTAAGAAgttgaacaagaacaagaaacttGTTAAGAAGCTTGCTAAGAAGTACCATGCTTTCCTTGCTTCTGAATCTGTCATTAAGCAGATTCCTCGTCTTCTTGGTCCTGGTCTCAACAAGGCAG GAAAGTTCCCAACTCTTGTTAGCCACCAAGAGTCTTTGGAAGGCAAAGTGAATGAGACTAAGGCAACAGTGAAGTTCCAGCTCAAGAAGGTTCTTTGTATGGGAGTTGCTGTCGGGAATCTTTCCATGGAAGAGAAGCAGATCTTTCAGAATGTTCAGATGAGTGTTAACTTCCTTGTTTCTCTCTTGAAGAAAAACTGGCAAAAC GTGAGGTGCTTGTACTTGAAGAGTACAATGAGTCCACCAAACAGggttttctaa
- the LOC104706533 gene encoding uncharacterized protein LOC104706533 isoform X3: MLGSGNNLSRGTIGLSSDTPNLSQVLALEPIRLGNQSYTRSGELRRVLGVPSRASSEDTSFGMSHPRPSPPVATEELKHFKDSVLDTSREAGDLAKKLSESIFKLDKYAETLSSKKRRRNDIPPGERMDAANFDKVRNQVPRTQDSMVAQRSEERKKMLGLNKRPRTTVADLRGDSRMSSLARQQVIEKGSDSPPSLSGEPVRIEEKIRRLPVGGEGWETRMKRKRSVATLGNRVMNPDQRVMQPKPTTDSKLRSCDTQNFRSKSSPGVSGINRLDTSFEPDSPGMVALSRNELETVSIARDRSVLAEQRLAKGNNKRNLLDDSPTNSSTAILKAKVSRAPRTAAVIGVDSSSKADSPSGVLQAGSSTHAMAQWVGQRPHKNSRTRRTNVISPVIKHAENKISAQGFATSDFSHRASPGTTPSLSVVDSSPLKMKRDLRNASSPYGLSESEDSGAGDNKTRERAFASGDLFTTPKSGSLLLPIRKNKVQSSHKGGGTWKQGKSEIVSSLITPGFHPIMVKSENLPVEKPLHNIKNASDKNRSKYGRPPAKKVKDRKPSTRLASNANTPSDITGESDDDREDIFAAANSARKAANLACSGKFWKKMDHIFAAVNADDMQNMKDQLNFAVELDESLSEAILEGYNILGVKLPKVLHRPGEGIVDYSSPTSSCVSGLSFERLDMRKLNESTPLYKRVLSALIEEDDGEEVVQFNGGKNLSLHYASDDSHCGSCTYIDTEFRERDRMEFEVESSGDFQTPKSCLFDRFSSERSVVSNPFRNGSMSISVHSNEQWIGDDDLSHSDAALGNETYSNNLGQLQAREVNIPNFPVSDTQYQLMSLDERLLLELQSIGVFPEAMPDLAEETMSTDVMELKEGIYQQIRNKKKKLEKLNFTIQKGKDVEKRKIEHLAMDHLVETAHKKRMACRGSKAAKVNKVSRQVALSFIRRTVARCRKFEETGLSCFADPALQDILFSSPSNDAKSAENGGSGTASNTLNEPSNHQAEAKGSVSSTKRREALIDDVIGCASSKVTTSIDSAVLSGGGGAQGKREDGFRNKNKPKPKEKNNNNNNNNNENQSRSTTTSSHPTGPANRGTSNRGGTSGDGAVDEEAPIDFSKLAFNDLEEIDDQADIGSWFEGLQDIDTAGLDEVPMDDLSFMFG, encoded by the exons ATGCTAGGTTCTGGTAACAATTTGAGCAGGGGTACCATAGGATTGTCATCTGATACCCCGAATTTGTCTCAAGTCTTGGCATTGGAACCGATTAGATTAGGGAATCAAAGCTATACTCGTTCAGGTGAGCTTAGAAGGGTTCTTGGTGTTCCTAGTAGGGCTTCATCAGAGGATACTTCTTTTGGGATGTCTCATCCCAGACCTTCTCCGCCTGTAGCAACTGAGGAGCTCAAGCATTTTAAAGATAGTGTGCTTGATACTTCCAGAGAAGCTGG GGATCTAGCGAAGAAACTAAGTGAATCCATATTCAAGTTGGACAAATACGCAGAGACATTAAGTTCAAAGAAACGACGGCGGAATGATATACCACCTGGTGAGAGAATGGACGCAGCAAACTTTGATAAGGTCAGGAACCAGGTTCCAAGAACACAAGACAGTATGGTGGCTCAAAGATCCGAGGAAAGGAAAAAGATGCTTGGATTAAACAAGCGTCCTCGTACCACCGTCGCTGATTTGCGG GGGGATAGTAGAATGTCTTCCCTTGCAAGGCAGCAGGTTATTGAAAAGGGATCTGATTCACCTCCAAGTTTGTCTGGAGAACCAGTGCGAATAGAAGAGAAGATACGCAGATTACCTGTTGGTGGTGAAGGATGGGAGACAAGAATGAAAAGGAAACGGTCTGTTGCTACTCTAGGAAACAGAGTTATGAATCCTGATCAACGTGTCATGCAGCCAAAGCCAACAACTGACTCTAAGTTGCGTTCTTGTGACACCCAGAATTTCAG ATCGAAATCTTCACCCGGGGTGAGTGGGATTAACAGACTTGATACTTCATTTGAGCCAGACAGTCCAGGTATGGTTGCATTATCCAGGAATGAGTTGGAAACTGTTTCCATTGCAAGGGATCGTTCAGTACTTGCTGAGCAGAGGCTAGCCAAAGGAAACAATAA GAGAAACTTACTGGATGATAGCCCCACAAACAGCTCTACTGCAATATTGAAAGCAAAGGTTTCTAGGGCTCCAAGAACAGCAGCCGTTATTGGTGTTGATTCTTCATCTAAAGCTGATTCCCCATCCGGTGTGTTACAAG CAGGTTCATCTACACATGCAATGGCTCAATGGGTTGGCCAGAGACCGCATAAGAATTCTCGAACAAGGAGAACAAATGTTATTTCACCTGTAATAAAGCATGCTGAAAACAAGATCTCAGCTCAAGGTTTTGCAACATCTGATTTTAGTCATAGAGCATCCCCTGGAACCACCCCGTCACTCTCAGTTGTTGATAGTAGCcctttaaaaatgaaaagggATTTGAGGAATGCTTCATCGCCATATGGGTTATCTGAAAGTGAGGACTCAGGAGCTGGAGACAACAAAACCAGAGAGCGTGCTTTTGCGAGTGGTGACTTGTTCACAACTCCTAAATCAGGGTCGCTATTACTTCCGATAAGGAAGAATAAGGTTCAAAGCAGTCATAAAGGAGGTGGTACATGGAAGCAAGGAAAGAGCGAAATTGTTTCCTCGTTGATAACTCCTGGCTTTCATCCTATCATGGTTAAGTCGGAGAATTTACCAGTAGAGAAGCCTCTTCACAACATCAAGAATGCTTCAGATAAGAATAGAAG CAAATATGGGCGTCCACCTGCGAAAAAGGTTAAAGATCGTAAACCTTCTACTCGGCTTGCCTCAAATGCCAATACTCCTTCAGATATTACAg GTGAATCTGATGATGATCGTGAAGATATTTTTGCAGCAGCCAATTCGGCACGGAAGGCAGCAA ATCTTGCTTGTTCCGGTAAGTTTTGGAAGAAGATGGACCACATCTTTGCTGCCGTCAATGCAGACGACATGCAAAACATGAAGGATCAG CTGAATTTTGCGGTTGAACTCGATGAGTCTCTGTCAGAGGCAATCCTAGAAGGTTATAACATCTTG ggtgTTAAATTGCCCAAAGTACTGCATCGCCCTGGTGAGGGAATTGTTGACTATTCAAGTCCAACCTCATCATGTGTATCTGGTCTTTCATTTGAGAGATTGGACATGAGAAAATTGAACGAGAGCACTCCGTTGTATAAGAGGGTACTTTCTGCCTTAATtgaggaagatgatggagaagaagttgTACAATTCAATGGAGGGAAGAACCTGTCTCTTCATTACGCTAGTGATGATTCTCACTGTGGTTCATGTACCTATATCGACACCGAgttcagagagagagacagaatgGAATTTGAAGTAGAGTCAAGTGGGGATTTTCAGACCCCTAAGAGTTGTTTGTTTGACAGATTTTCCAGTGAGAGGAGTGTTGTCTCTAATCCTTTCAGAAATGGTAGCATGTCTATATCGGTCCATAGCAATGAACAGTGGATTGGGGACGATGATCTTTCACATTCAGACGCCGCTCTTGGCAATGAGACATATTCAAATAATCTGGGCCAATTGCAAGCTAGGGAAGTGAACATTCCCAACTTCCCAGTATCTGACACCCAGTATCAACTTATGTCTTTGGATGAGCGACTTCTTCTGGAACTACAGAGCATTGGTGTGTTTCCTGAGGCAATG CCTGATCTGGCTGAAGAAACTATGAGCACTGATGTTATGGAGTTAAAGGAAGGCATTTACCAGCAG atccgaaacaagaagaaaaagctgGAGAAGCTAAATTTTACCATCCAGAAGGGGAAAGATGTTGAGAAAAG GAAAATTGAGCATCTTGCTATGGACCATCTGGTGGAAACAGCGCACAAGAAAAGAATG GCATGCCGTGGAAGTAAAGCGGCGAAAGTCAACAAGGTCTCAAGGCAAGTAGCACTGTCATTCATCAGGCGGACAGTTGCTAGGTGTCGTAAGTTCGAAGAAACTGGGCTTAGCTGTTTTGCTGATCCTGCACTTCAAGACATCTTGTTTAGTTCTCCCAGCAACGATGCAAAATCAGCAGAAAATGGTGGCTCTGGAACAGCCAGTAACACGCTCAATGAACCTTCTAATCATCAGGCTGAGGCCAAGGGTTCAG TGTCTAGTACTAAGAGGAGGGAAGCATTGATAGATGATGTAATCGGATGCGCTTCATCTAAAGTCACAACGAGCATAGACAGCGCGGTTCTTAGTGGAGGAGGAGGGGCTCAAGGTAAGAGAGAAGATGGTttcaggaacaagaacaaaccgaaacccaaagaaaagaacaacaacaacaacaacaacaacaatgaaaacCAATCAAGATCGACAACAACATCAAGTCACCCAACAGGTCCAGCAAACAGAGGCACCTCGAACCGAGGAGGTACCTCTGGAGACGGTGCAGTTGATGAAGAAGCTCCCATCGATTTCTCAAAATTAGCGTTCAATGATCTGGAAGAAATAGACGACCAGGCAGATATTGGAAGCTGGTTTGAGGGTCTTCAGGATATTGATACAGCAGGACTTGATGAGGTTCCTATGGATGATCTCTCATTTATGTTTGGATGA